Proteins from a single region of Bdellovibrio bacteriovorus HD100:
- a CDS encoding ABC transporter ATP-binding protein: MMSPEIKKLLGELKQYKSTLYIVAATGILNALATTQLAYMIKGLFDGLSANQQQAMATLVPMALGLALVQATSRYFHIYLMNYTAERVVQGLRQKLQQKFMRLNLSFHNNYAAGSGGLISRILNDIRIIQDGLRVVADIFLYPLMLVGLLINLIRIDWKLTLATFLIAPVIAVILKNIARSMRKYIPQERDVMEYMTSTIKESLDGVRIIQSFNLEKDMGERLIKESDKYLGIRKTIYKRQEASGPVTEFLATAIVLCVFMYVSYEIAAGRSTPGTFVGFVASLLMINQPIKRVQEAYVRIQEVTISLRRIFEIIENESEVPQVANPVPFPKDWKKITYKNVSFSYGKEMILKNLNLEINRGEVVALVGASGSGKSTIVNLLERFFDPTSGEILIDGVNIHDIGLKDLRRNVALVTQDVFLFSDTIEKNIWAGDYNRTREDIPAMAKLANAHDFIMKTPHGYQSRVGDRGNLLSGGEKQRISIARAMFKDAPVLILDEATSALDTASEIEVQKGIDHLMEGRTALVIAHRLSTIQKADKIVVMKSGEIAEIGTHKDLMSKEGEYFRFHSLQHT; this comes from the coding sequence ATGATGTCACCTGAAATCAAGAAGCTCCTGGGCGAACTTAAACAGTACAAAAGCACCCTTTACATCGTCGCCGCCACAGGGATTCTGAACGCGCTGGCAACCACACAGCTGGCTTATATGATCAAAGGGCTGTTCGATGGACTGTCTGCAAATCAGCAGCAGGCCATGGCCACCCTGGTGCCGATGGCCTTGGGTTTGGCGCTGGTTCAAGCGACTTCTCGTTACTTCCACATTTATCTGATGAACTACACCGCCGAGCGCGTGGTTCAGGGACTGCGCCAAAAACTTCAGCAGAAGTTCATGCGCCTGAATCTGTCCTTCCATAACAACTATGCCGCAGGCTCCGGTGGCTTGATCAGCCGCATCCTGAATGACATTCGCATCATCCAGGATGGCCTGCGTGTGGTGGCCGACATTTTCCTGTATCCGCTGATGCTGGTAGGTTTGCTGATCAATTTGATCCGCATCGATTGGAAGCTGACATTGGCCACTTTCCTGATTGCACCGGTGATTGCGGTTATTCTGAAAAACATCGCCCGCAGCATGCGCAAGTATATTCCTCAAGAACGTGACGTGATGGAGTACATGACCTCCACCATCAAAGAAAGTCTGGACGGCGTTCGTATTATCCAGTCCTTCAATCTTGAAAAAGACATGGGTGAGCGCCTGATTAAGGAATCCGACAAGTACCTTGGCATCCGCAAGACCATCTACAAACGCCAGGAAGCCAGCGGTCCTGTCACCGAATTCCTCGCAACTGCCATTGTTCTTTGTGTGTTCATGTATGTGAGCTATGAAATCGCCGCTGGTCGCAGCACTCCGGGAACTTTCGTGGGCTTTGTGGCTTCCTTGTTGATGATCAATCAGCCTATCAAGCGTGTTCAAGAAGCTTACGTTCGCATTCAGGAAGTGACCATTTCCCTGCGTCGAATCTTTGAGATCATTGAAAATGAATCGGAAGTTCCTCAAGTTGCCAATCCAGTTCCATTTCCAAAAGACTGGAAGAAGATCACTTATAAAAACGTGAGCTTCAGCTATGGCAAAGAAATGATTCTGAAGAATCTGAACCTAGAAATCAACCGCGGCGAAGTGGTTGCTTTGGTCGGCGCCAGCGGCAGTGGTAAATCCACCATCGTGAACCTGCTGGAAAGATTCTTTGACCCCACCTCCGGCGAAATTCTGATTGATGGCGTGAACATTCATGATATCGGCCTGAAGGATCTGCGTCGCAATGTCGCCCTGGTGACTCAGGATGTGTTCTTGTTCAGCGATACCATCGAAAAGAACATCTGGGCTGGTGACTACAACCGCACCCGTGAAGACATCCCGGCCATGGCAAAGCTGGCGAACGCCCATGACTTCATCATGAAAACACCGCATGGCTATCAAAGCCGCGTGGGCGACCGCGGAAATCTTCTTTCCGGCGGCGAAAAGCAGCGCATCAGCATTGCTCGTGCGATGTTTAAAGATGCTCCAGTTCTGATTTTGGATGAAGCGACAAGCGCCTTGGACACTGCCAGCGAAATCGAAGTTCAAAAGGGGATTGATCATCTGATGGAGGGCCGCACGGCTCTGGTGATTGCCCACCGACTGTCGACAATTCAAAAAGCCGACAAGATTGTCGTCATGAAGTCAGGAGAGATCGCCGAGATCGGCACTCACAAAGACCTCATGTCAAAAGAGGGCGAGTACTTCCGCTTCCACAGTTTGCAACACACTTAG
- the uvrA gene encoding excinuclease ABC subunit UvrA, which produces MKDIHLWGVKQNNLKNIEVKIPVGSMTVICGPSGSGKSSLAFETLFAEGQRRFIESMSNYARQFLNKAPKPDIEGINNIPPAISIEQKNTVKSSRSTVGTTTEIIDYLRLLYEKIGKSYCPTHHCPTEKESVTEATDKVLKNFAGKRGYLLVEINSEGRVAEGKKLHSLLLQDGYLRIYIPKVTEVKKPAAKAAGKKTKASGKKASKKVETPEIVATHPGGLTNEEMGTVVEIGEAAAIKKGLPKETFYLVIDRMSFNEDERGRLADSLTQAYEASIKYNTHLITRRATILSTDGERLQVSEEASCPVCGYTPPPLSSKLFSFNSPIGACPTCKGFGNILDIDEEKVIPNPNLSLAQGALSPFWMPSAAHEKKQLLAYCKKTKIDTHTPWKDLPKAERDVIWNGNKDFFGVRGLFEYLDQIKYKMHVRVFISRFRSPFQCPTCKGARLRTEANHVLIANSNINDLSNLTIEDLNTFFQKLEVTPFQQEVAGEVLKQIRSRLEFLMRVGVHYLSLGRETRTLSGGEYQRLILANQLGMGLSQALYVLDEPTVGLHPRDNDRLISILKDLKDLGNTLVIVEHDHDVIKASEHIIEMGPGSGYLGGEVVYSGTTEKFYDYEKSNTVPFLKPSKNWQALRTIRPVDVDNYKVKIELKGAKGHNLKNLDVTFPLNRLVTVTGVSGSGKSTLISKTLYPALARALDIEYMPAQDYSGLDGVEHIKNVLLIDQSPIGKSARSSPITYLKAFDAIRMIMSTTPESQSRGYTAGTFSLNVDGGRCPACKGTGYEEIDMMFMDNVVIPCDVCDGKKYRPEILEIQYKNKNIHEILSMTVNEAMNFFVAHPNIRKPLSVLKEVGLDYLQLGQPANSLSGGESQRLKIAKELSQVQQKSTLYILDEPTTGLHFREVELLMKVLNKLIETGGSVVVVEHNLDVIRGSDYVIDLGPEAGKKGGNIVATGTPDDIMKVKKSLTGQYLKRYIESHQTS; this is translated from the coding sequence ATGAAGGATATTCACCTCTGGGGGGTGAAACAAAACAATCTTAAGAACATTGAGGTCAAGATCCCGGTTGGTTCCATGACTGTGATCTGCGGCCCCAGTGGTTCCGGGAAATCTTCCCTGGCCTTCGAAACATTGTTTGCCGAAGGTCAGCGTCGTTTTATCGAAAGCATGTCCAACTATGCCCGTCAGTTTCTGAACAAGGCTCCGAAGCCGGACATCGAAGGCATCAACAATATTCCCCCAGCTATTTCGATTGAGCAGAAAAACACGGTTAAAAGTTCCCGCTCGACGGTGGGGACCACGACTGAAATCATCGACTATCTTCGCCTGCTTTACGAAAAAATCGGGAAATCCTACTGCCCGACTCACCATTGCCCCACCGAAAAAGAAAGTGTGACCGAAGCCACCGACAAGGTTCTGAAGAACTTTGCCGGAAAGCGCGGTTATCTTCTGGTCGAAATCAATTCTGAAGGCCGCGTGGCTGAAGGCAAAAAACTTCATTCCCTGCTGCTGCAAGATGGTTATCTGCGCATCTATATTCCGAAAGTGACGGAAGTTAAAAAGCCGGCAGCAAAAGCAGCTGGCAAAAAAACCAAAGCTTCCGGCAAGAAAGCCTCCAAAAAAGTCGAAACTCCTGAAATTGTAGCGACTCATCCTGGTGGCCTGACCAATGAAGAAATGGGCACCGTCGTCGAAATCGGCGAAGCAGCCGCAATCAAAAAAGGTCTGCCTAAAGAGACCTTCTATCTGGTGATCGACCGTATGTCCTTCAACGAGGATGAACGCGGCCGCCTGGCAGATTCACTGACTCAAGCCTATGAAGCCAGCATCAAATACAACACGCATCTGATCACTCGCAGAGCGACCATTCTTTCTACAGATGGAGAGCGCCTGCAAGTCAGTGAAGAAGCGTCCTGCCCGGTGTGTGGTTATACTCCGCCGCCACTGAGCTCGAAACTTTTCAGCTTCAATTCCCCGATCGGGGCCTGCCCGACGTGCAAGGGCTTCGGAAACATCCTGGATATCGACGAAGAAAAAGTGATTCCAAATCCGAATTTGAGCCTGGCTCAAGGGGCCTTAAGCCCCTTCTGGATGCCCAGTGCTGCCCATGAAAAAAAGCAGCTGCTTGCCTACTGCAAAAAGACCAAGATCGACACTCACACCCCTTGGAAGGACCTTCCCAAGGCTGAACGTGATGTGATCTGGAATGGAAACAAAGATTTCTTCGGCGTGCGTGGTCTGTTTGAGTACCTTGATCAGATCAAATACAAAATGCACGTGCGGGTGTTCATCTCCCGTTTCCGCAGTCCGTTCCAGTGCCCGACCTGCAAAGGCGCGCGCCTGCGCACGGAAGCCAATCACGTGCTTATTGCAAATTCAAATATCAATGATCTTTCCAATTTGACGATTGAAGATCTGAATACTTTCTTCCAAAAACTGGAAGTCACCCCTTTCCAGCAGGAAGTAGCGGGTGAAGTGTTAAAACAAATCCGCTCACGTCTGGAATTTCTGATGCGCGTGGGGGTTCATTATCTGTCCCTGGGACGTGAAACCCGCACACTGTCTGGCGGGGAATATCAGCGTTTGATTCTTGCAAACCAGCTGGGCATGGGGCTTTCTCAAGCTTTGTATGTTTTGGACGAACCCACGGTGGGTCTTCACCCGCGCGACAACGATCGTTTGATTTCCATCCTGAAGGATCTGAAAGACCTTGGAAACACTCTGGTGATTGTGGAGCACGATCACGACGTGATCAAAGCCAGCGAACACATCATCGAAATGGGTCCTGGCTCAGGCTATCTGGGCGGTGAAGTTGTTTACTCGGGCACAACCGAGAAGTTCTATGACTATGAAAAGTCCAACACGGTTCCGTTCCTGAAGCCTTCCAAAAACTGGCAGGCTTTACGCACGATTCGTCCGGTGGATGTGGATAACTACAAAGTCAAAATTGAATTAAAAGGCGCCAAAGGACACAACCTGAAGAATCTAGATGTGACCTTCCCGCTAAACCGCCTGGTGACTGTGACGGGGGTCAGTGGTTCTGGTAAATCGACTCTGATTTCAAAAACTCTGTATCCGGCTTTGGCTCGTGCACTGGATATTGAATATATGCCAGCCCAGGACTATTCAGGCTTGGACGGTGTGGAGCATATCAAAAACGTGCTGCTGATTGACCAGTCCCCGATTGGTAAATCCGCACGAAGCTCGCCAATCACTTACCTGAAGGCGTTTGATGCCATTCGCATGATCATGTCCACAACACCTGAATCTCAGTCCCGTGGTTACACGGCCGGAACCTTCAGTTTGAATGTAGATGGTGGTCGCTGCCCGGCCTGCAAAGGCACGGGTTATGAGGAAATCGACATGATGTTCATGGATAACGTGGTTATCCCATGTGACGTCTGTGACGGAAAAAAGTACCGACCCGAGATCCTCGAAATTCAATATAAGAACAAAAACATTCACGAAATTCTTTCAATGACCGTGAATGAAGCCATGAATTTCTTCGTGGCCCACCCGAACATCCGCAAGCCCCTGAGCGTGCTAAAAGAGGTCGGACTGGATTACCTGCAGCTGGGGCAACCGGCCAACTCTTTAAGCGGCGGGGAATCCCAGCGCTTAAAAATCGCCAAAGAGCTGTCTCAGGTCCAACAGAAGTCCACCCTGTACATTCTGGACGAACCGACCACCGGCCTGCACTTCCGTGAGGTGGAGCTATTGATGAAGGTTCTGAACAAGCTGATTGAGACTGGCGGCAGCGTCGTCGTCGTGGAGCACAATCTCGATGTGATCCGTGGCTCAGATTATGTGATTGACCTCGGTCCTGAAGCAGGTAAAAAGGGCGGAAACATTGTGGCGACAGGCACCCCGGACGATATCATGAAAGTGAAGAAAAGTCTGACGGGGCAATATCTCAAGCGTTATATCGAGAGCCACCAAACCTCGTAA
- a CDS encoding penicillin-binding protein 1A: MLKKILLFCVALGLVGILGVYLIVQSVKSGLPQLITVKDYQPLLVSQVYDRNNKKIGEFFRERRTLVPYDKIPKNLINAFLAAEDDQFFSHKGINPQAIFRAALANLRAGRSVQGGSTITQQVAKTLLLSSEKTLTRKLRDILLAIEMEKNLSKEDILFLYLNQIYFGQGAYGVEQAAQTYYRKPVSKLTLSEMAILAGLPQAPSRYSPVSNPLRAKERQIYVLRRMADVGYVSKEESEAAIQEPVKVYVRENYEEYAPFYLETVRQLLVNQLGEDMVLDKGLKIYTSLDLTKQMAAQDSVKEGLKSLDKRQGYRGPSKNLSDEDAIEEFLKENQKKLISDFTPERTILPDGKFADIVPVKSAQDEKLHPLLPPYIKLKDTVNGVVEKVDDTLGLVYVKLPETRGVIDIETMTWARKPDSEARYDLAAIKKPSEALKKGDVILVKVVADQFSSTRLASKKKGLPTAAAPDLSKFVGLELDQEPLVEGALISFDQDSQDVLAMVGGSNFAKSEFNRAIQAPRQTGSAFKAIVYASALEKGYTPATPIMDAPIVYEEGGAADDAEGQGDMKVWKPSNHSKSFGGDILFRNALVKSLNIPTVKIIEDVGVPWSMEYARRLGIYSPLNPDFTLALGSSSVTLYEMTKAFAEFGRLGKRLSPLLIHKVDDANGKNILKTVSLDARFDKEIKTINDGFEERRKAFLEAMNDPAKVEEMKKKEGKNAKLDPSIFFQDADQLIRPSTAYVMTTLLKGVVEDAGGTGGRARAVGREVAGKTGSTNNYFDAWFIGYSPQISTGVWVGFDKEKSLGKGEVGGRSALPIWVDYMKAAHEGLPQMTFPVPDGIVFANIDSETGKLASASTKKIIRQAFVEGTEPTAASNKAEEATDFYKQDLSE, encoded by the coding sequence GTGTTAAAAAAGATCCTGCTATTTTGCGTCGCCCTCGGTCTTGTCGGCATCCTCGGTGTATATCTCATCGTTCAGTCTGTCAAATCCGGACTGCCTCAATTGATCACCGTAAAAGACTACCAGCCCCTGCTGGTCAGTCAGGTCTATGATCGCAACAACAAAAAAATCGGCGAGTTCTTCCGCGAACGCCGCACCTTGGTTCCATACGACAAGATTCCAAAAAATCTTATCAATGCGTTCCTGGCAGCCGAAGATGATCAGTTCTTCTCTCACAAAGGGATCAACCCGCAAGCCATCTTCCGTGCGGCTTTAGCCAACTTGCGTGCCGGTCGTTCCGTTCAAGGGGGCTCGACGATCACTCAGCAGGTGGCAAAAACGCTGCTGCTATCCTCTGAAAAAACTCTAACCCGTAAATTGCGCGATATCCTTCTGGCGATTGAAATGGAAAAGAATCTGAGCAAAGAGGACATCCTTTTCCTTTACTTGAATCAGATTTACTTCGGCCAAGGGGCGTATGGTGTCGAGCAGGCGGCTCAGACTTACTATCGCAAGCCGGTTTCCAAGCTGACACTGTCTGAAATGGCGATCCTGGCGGGTCTTCCCCAGGCTCCTTCCCGCTACAGCCCGGTTTCAAATCCGCTGCGTGCCAAAGAACGTCAGATCTATGTTCTGCGCCGCATGGCCGATGTTGGCTATGTCAGCAAAGAAGAATCCGAAGCGGCCATCCAAGAGCCGGTGAAGGTTTACGTTCGTGAAAACTACGAAGAATATGCACCTTTCTATCTGGAAACCGTTCGTCAGCTGCTGGTCAACCAACTGGGTGAAGACATGGTTTTGGACAAAGGCCTTAAAATCTACACAAGCCTTGATCTAACCAAACAGATGGCCGCTCAGGATTCCGTAAAAGAAGGCCTGAAGTCCTTGGATAAGCGCCAGGGTTACCGTGGTCCATCCAAAAATCTTTCTGATGAAGACGCCATTGAAGAGTTCCTGAAAGAAAATCAGAAAAAACTGATCTCAGACTTCACTCCGGAAAGAACCATTCTGCCTGACGGAAAGTTCGCCGACATCGTGCCAGTGAAGTCGGCGCAGGATGAAAAGCTGCATCCGTTGCTGCCTCCGTACATCAAGCTGAAAGACACTGTGAATGGTGTGGTGGAAAAAGTCGACGACACGCTGGGACTGGTTTACGTGAAACTGCCTGAAACCCGCGGTGTGATCGACATTGAAACCATGACTTGGGCCCGCAAGCCCGACTCTGAAGCCCGCTATGATCTGGCGGCGATCAAAAAGCCTTCTGAAGCCCTCAAAAAAGGCGATGTGATTCTGGTGAAGGTGGTGGCAGATCAATTCAGCTCCACCCGCCTTGCCAGCAAAAAGAAGGGCCTTCCAACGGCGGCAGCCCCGGACTTGAGCAAATTTGTGGGTCTGGAACTGGATCAGGAACCTTTGGTTGAAGGCGCACTGATTTCCTTTGATCAGGACAGTCAGGATGTCCTGGCAATGGTCGGTGGATCCAACTTCGCAAAGAGCGAATTCAACCGCGCCATTCAAGCTCCCCGTCAGACAGGTTCTGCTTTTAAAGCCATTGTCTATGCTTCCGCACTGGAAAAGGGCTACACTCCGGCAACTCCGATCATGGACGCGCCGATTGTCTATGAAGAAGGTGGTGCTGCGGATGATGCCGAAGGCCAGGGTGACATGAAGGTTTGGAAGCCATCGAATCACTCCAAAAGCTTCGGTGGCGACATCCTGTTCCGCAATGCCTTGGTGAAATCTTTGAATATCCCAACCGTGAAAATCATCGAAGATGTGGGTGTGCCATGGTCCATGGAATACGCTCGTCGCCTGGGAATCTACAGCCCTTTGAATCCTGACTTTACGCTGGCCCTGGGCTCCAGCAGCGTGACTTTGTACGAGATGACCAAAGCTTTTGCTGAATTTGGTCGTCTTGGCAAACGACTTTCCCCGCTGCTGATCCACAAGGTGGATGATGCCAACGGCAAGAATATTCTCAAAACCGTTTCTTTGGATGCCCGTTTTGACAAAGAGATCAAAACTATCAATGACGGCTTCGAAGAGCGTCGCAAAGCCTTCCTGGAAGCCATGAATGATCCAGCCAAGGTCGAAGAAATGAAAAAGAAGGAAGGCAAGAATGCCAAACTTGATCCAAGCATCTTCTTCCAGGATGCTGATCAGCTGATTCGCCCTTCTACAGCCTATGTGATGACAACACTGTTGAAAGGTGTTGTGGAAGATGCTGGTGGTACTGGTGGTCGCGCCCGCGCCGTGGGCCGTGAGGTCGCTGGTAAGACTGGATCCACGAACAACTACTTTGACGCGTGGTTTATCGGTTACAGCCCGCAGATTTCCACTGGTGTGTGGGTGGGCTTTGACAAAGAAAAGAGCCTGGGTAAAGGCGAGGTCGGCGGACGCTCTGCTTTGCCGATTTGGGTCGACTACATGAAAGCGGCTCACGAAGGTCTTCCGCAGATGACTTTCCCCGTGCCGGACGGTATTGTGTTTGCTAATATCGACAGCGAAACCGGAAAACTGGCTTCGGCCTCAACCAAGAAGATCATTCGCCAGGCTTTCGTTGAAGGGACTGAACCTACAGCCGCCTCGAACAAAGCCGAAGAGGCAACTGACTTCTACAAACAGGATTTATCGGAATGA
- a CDS encoding coiled-coil domain-containing protein, whose translation MNKISSSKKNASVKTVINILSVLSLATPSVSLAEGLSFTKSQEEIAESKAARLQSQCSQARSEITAAKNKIAEACRKAGMGSGCAEKAQACSETLGTDSFDTTDAIGTLMGLPAGSNIGGSCPQMNGRDYYDEKKRLEQEIKDTQKDIAELADDEAEIKETFNTTIQELQQALTDAQQELEETKTSLDEQEREKISEFQASQTAAKEKLREYNSKIISLRSEMTNAVREKATKMLELTAETSKFACNQEYTKAAEAYGKVNASSSGNHISKAKAQKAAALDAFNKCMNRFQQARISLNEQSTAKMESINDQIRNAEASTDELNDSLNLASNQLDQMKADTTKRKSQAEKKVTDLMTLTQNKMQAAQENMQTKLKALATKQQSYTEALNRANNGLMTLGPAPKRGAEYTSEEASSEISAQTEIIEDVKTTVESNSELAAQCHLGDAAKGSSKRSRSSGSKTGRK comes from the coding sequence ATGAATAAGATTTCAAGCTCTAAAAAGAATGCATCTGTCAAAACAGTTATCAACATCCTGAGCGTGCTTTCATTGGCAACCCCTTCCGTTTCCTTGGCTGAAGGACTTAGCTTTACCAAGTCCCAAGAAGAGATCGCAGAAAGTAAAGCGGCTCGCCTGCAGTCGCAGTGTTCTCAGGCACGAAGCGAGATCACAGCAGCTAAGAATAAAATTGCTGAAGCCTGCCGCAAAGCGGGAATGGGTTCTGGCTGTGCTGAAAAAGCCCAGGCGTGTTCAGAAACTTTGGGCACCGACAGCTTTGACACGACCGACGCTATCGGTACATTGATGGGCCTTCCGGCAGGATCGAACATCGGTGGTTCCTGCCCTCAGATGAATGGTCGTGACTATTATGACGAAAAGAAACGTCTTGAACAGGAAATCAAAGACACCCAGAAGGACATCGCCGAACTGGCTGATGATGAGGCTGAAATCAAAGAAACGTTCAATACGACCATTCAGGAACTGCAGCAGGCTCTGACCGATGCCCAACAGGAACTGGAAGAGACTAAAACGTCATTGGACGAACAAGAGCGTGAAAAGATCTCAGAATTCCAAGCCAGCCAGACAGCTGCCAAGGAAAAACTGCGTGAGTACAATTCTAAAATTATCTCCCTGCGCTCTGAGATGACCAATGCCGTTCGCGAGAAAGCGACAAAAATGCTGGAGCTGACAGCAGAAACTTCTAAATTTGCCTGCAATCAGGAATACACCAAAGCGGCAGAAGCCTACGGGAAGGTGAACGCTTCTTCCAGTGGTAATCACATTTCCAAAGCCAAAGCACAAAAGGCTGCGGCGCTTGATGCCTTTAATAAATGTATGAACCGCTTCCAACAAGCGCGTATTTCCTTGAACGAACAGAGCACGGCAAAGATGGAATCCATCAACGATCAGATCCGCAATGCTGAAGCCAGCACAGATGAACTGAATGATTCTCTGAATCTGGCATCGAATCAGCTGGATCAGATGAAAGCCGACACAACAAAAAGAAAATCTCAGGCTGAAAAGAAGGTCACAGATCTGATGACCCTGACTCAGAACAAGATGCAGGCCGCTCAGGAAAACATGCAGACCAAACTCAAAGCCCTGGCCACTAAACAGCAAAGCTACACCGAGGCCTTGAACCGGGCGAACAACGGTTTGATGACTTTGGGTCCTGCGCCAAAACGTGGTGCTGAGTACACTTCAGAAGAAGCTTCCAGTGAAATCTCCGCGCAAACCGAGATTATTGAGGATGTGAAGACCACAGTTGAGTCCAACTCTGAACTGGCGGCTCAGTGTCACCTGGGTGATGCTGCGAAAGGGTCCTCGAAACGTTCCCGCAGCTCCGGCTCCAAAACGGGCAGAAAGTAG
- the mscL gene encoding large conductance mechanosensitive channel protein MscL, translating into MFKEFKTFIMRGNVLDMAVGIIIGAAFGKIVTSFVTDVLTPVLSLGMGKVDFSNLFFVLNGDSYPTLDAAKAAGVATLNYGTFLNVVLDFVIVAFSIFLIIKAANKLKRAEEPAPVTTKECPECCSSIPMKARKCAHCGSAVAS; encoded by the coding sequence ATGTTTAAGGAGTTTAAAACGTTTATCATGCGCGGCAATGTCCTGGACATGGCTGTGGGTATCATCATCGGCGCAGCATTCGGCAAGATTGTTACTTCATTTGTAACAGATGTTCTGACGCCAGTTCTTTCTCTGGGAATGGGCAAGGTTGATTTCTCAAATCTTTTCTTTGTTCTCAATGGGGACTCCTACCCGACACTGGACGCCGCCAAGGCCGCCGGTGTTGCGACACTGAACTACGGAACCTTTCTCAACGTGGTTCTGGACTTTGTCATCGTGGCCTTTTCAATTTTCCTGATCATTAAAGCCGCGAACAAATTGAAGCGGGCCGAAGAGCCCGCCCCGGTGACCACGAAAGAATGTCCAGAGTGCTGCTCAAGCATCCCGATGAAAGCACGTAAGTGCGCTCACTGCGGAAGTGCGGTTGCTTCCTAG
- a CDS encoding DUF481 domain-containing protein produces the protein MKLFLIAASVFTLLCSFSAVAAPLTGEAEAGAVVVSGNSDSESYAAKAKTTYTQEKNVYSAFGRYLKTDSNGVESARNWEVGARYERELTDYLGIFAGQKAESDVFNGYIQRDSSDLGLKYSLIKSDEMNWFFEVGYRYQKTLPTGGGTTHDNMGRLFTEFNKALDKTLSFKYWAEYLPNFTNTDAYLFNTEASLNVMLNSVFSLKLAYLLQYQNSIPADGKYTTTTSTMNLVAKF, from the coding sequence ATGAAACTGTTCTTGATTGCCGCAAGTGTGTTCACTTTGCTTTGTTCGTTCTCTGCAGTTGCTGCCCCACTTACCGGTGAAGCAGAAGCAGGTGCCGTTGTTGTCAGCGGAAACAGTGATTCTGAAAGTTATGCTGCAAAAGCAAAAACCACTTACACTCAGGAAAAAAACGTCTACTCCGCATTCGGCCGTTATTTGAAAACGGACTCCAACGGCGTTGAATCTGCCCGCAACTGGGAAGTCGGAGCTCGCTACGAACGCGAACTGACGGACTATCTGGGCATTTTCGCCGGTCAAAAGGCAGAGAGCGATGTTTTCAACGGCTATATCCAAAGGGACTCTTCCGACTTGGGTTTAAAGTACAGTCTGATCAAATCTGACGAGATGAACTGGTTCTTCGAGGTCGGTTATCGTTATCAAAAAACACTTCCCACAGGGGGCGGAACGACTCATGACAACATGGGCCGTCTTTTCACCGAATTTAACAAAGCTCTGGATAAAACTTTGTCATTCAAATACTGGGCTGAGTATCTGCCAAACTTCACTAACACCGATGCTTATCTGTTCAACACAGAGGCTTCTTTGAATGTGATGCTGAACTCTGTTTTCTCTTTGAAGTTGGCCTATCTATTACAATATCAAAATTCCATTCCAGCTGATGGCAAGTACACAACAACCACGAGTACAATGAACCTCGTGGCAAAATTCTAA
- the ftsE gene encoding cell division ATP-binding protein FtsE — MIEFSHVYKTYPGPVHALKNVDLRIDKGEFVFLTGPSGAGKTTLFKMISAYDIATSGDVKVAGHDLLTMRDSQIPFFRRKIGVIFQDFKLLKDRTIFENVALPLQVRGDKAPSIQRRVYEVLEQVGLAHKHDQYPDFVSGGEQQRTAIARAIIHQPGVLIADEPTGNLDPRLSEEIMDLLERVCSQGTTVFVATHDHEMVRRRKKRTLQLQDGMIVGDTK, encoded by the coding sequence ATGATTGAATTCTCTCACGTCTATAAGACCTATCCGGGCCCGGTGCATGCGCTGAAAAATGTCGATTTGCGCATCGACAAGGGTGAGTTTGTGTTTCTGACCGGTCCCAGCGGGGCGGGAAAAACCACTCTGTTCAAGATGATCTCGGCCTATGACATCGCCACTTCAGGCGATGTGAAGGTGGCGGGTCACGATCTTTTGACAATGCGAGATTCCCAGATTCCCTTCTTTCGCCGAAAAATCGGCGTGATCTTCCAGGATTTCAAACTTTTGAAGGATCGAACGATCTTTGAAAACGTCGCACTGCCGTTGCAGGTTCGCGGTGACAAAGCCCCGTCCATTCAGCGCCGTGTGTATGAGGTGCTGGAACAAGTGGGGTTGGCACACAAGCATGACCAGTACCCCGATTTTGTGTCCGGGGGTGAGCAGCAAAGAACTGCGATTGCCCGTGCGATCATTCATCAGCCGGGTGTTTTAATCGCCGATGAGCCGACCGGAAATCTGGATCCGCGCCTGAGTGAAGAAATCATGGATCTTTTGGAGCGTGTCTGTTCTCAAGGGACCACGGTTTTCGTGGCAACGCATGATCACGAAATGGTTCGTCGCCGCAAGAAACGCACATTGCAACTGCAGGACGGCATGATTGTGGGGGACACGAAGTGA